The Pleuronectes platessa chromosome 11, fPlePla1.1, whole genome shotgun sequence genome includes a window with the following:
- the LOC128450464 gene encoding synaptosomal-associated protein 23 isoform X3, with the protein MDDMTVEQIALRADQVTDESLESTRRMLQMAEESKQTGVNTMVMLDQQGEQLKNAENGMDQINQDMKLAEKNLTDLSKCCGICVCPCDRVSTIEHETKYKKTWGIRGIGGDGENDDSDKVISKQPPGARNGQAGQLNAPAPSGPYIKRITNDAREDEMEENLDAVGSIIGNLKTMAMDMGSEIDKQNVQIDRITDKADMNKVRIDDANQRANKLIK; encoded by the exons atggacgacatgactgtgGAACAGATTGCTTTGAGAGCCGACCAAGTGACTGACGAG TCACTGGAAAGCACGCGGCGGATGCTGCAGATGGCCGAGGAG AGCAAACAAACGGGTGTAAACACCATGGTGATGTTGGACCAGCAAGGAG AGCAGCTGAAGAATGCGGAGAACGGCATGGACCAGATCAACCAGGACATGAAACTGGCTGAGAAGAACCTCACCGATCTCTCCAAGTGCTGTGGGATCTGTGTCTGCCCCTGTGACAG GGTGTCAACTATTGAGCATGAGACGAAATATAAGAAAACCTGGGGAATCAGAGGAataggaggagatggagaaaatGACGACAGTGACAAGGTGATCTCAAAGCAGCCGCCGGGCGCTCGTAACGGTCAGGCCGGCCAGCTGAACGCCCCCGCTCCTTCAGGCCCGTACATCAAGAG GATAACCAACGATGCCCGTGAGGACGAGATGGAGGAGAATCTCGATGCGGTCGGCAGCATCATTGGCAACCTGAAGACCATGGCTATGGACATGGGCTCTGAGATAGACAAGCAGAACGTACAGATTGACCGCATCACCGACAAG GCGGACATGAACAAGGTTCGCATTGATGATGCAAACCAACGAGCCAACAAGCTCATCAAATAG
- the LOC128450464 gene encoding synaptosomal-associated protein 23 isoform X1 — protein sequence MNGPQNIELGAAGGASKQDSSKMDDMTVEQIALRADQVTDESLESTRRMLQMAEESKQTGVNTMVMLDQQGEQLKNAENGMDQINQDMKLAEKNLTDLSKCCGICVCPCDRVSTIEHETKYKKTWGIRGIGGDGENDDSDKVISKQPPGARNGQAGQLNAPAPSGPYIKRITNDAREDEMEENLDAVGSIIGNLKTMAMDMGSEIDKQNVQIDRITDKADMNKVRIDDANQRANKLIK from the exons ATGAACGG GCCACAGAATATCGAGCTCGGTGCCGCAGGAGGAGCCTCCAAACAGGACAGCagcaagatggacgacatgactgtgGAACAGATTGCTTTGAGAGCCGACCAAGTGACTGACGAG TCACTGGAAAGCACGCGGCGGATGCTGCAGATGGCCGAGGAG AGCAAACAAACGGGTGTAAACACCATGGTGATGTTGGACCAGCAAGGAG AGCAGCTGAAGAATGCGGAGAACGGCATGGACCAGATCAACCAGGACATGAAACTGGCTGAGAAGAACCTCACCGATCTCTCCAAGTGCTGTGGGATCTGTGTCTGCCCCTGTGACAG GGTGTCAACTATTGAGCATGAGACGAAATATAAGAAAACCTGGGGAATCAGAGGAataggaggagatggagaaaatGACGACAGTGACAAGGTGATCTCAAAGCAGCCGCCGGGCGCTCGTAACGGTCAGGCCGGCCAGCTGAACGCCCCCGCTCCTTCAGGCCCGTACATCAAGAG GATAACCAACGATGCCCGTGAGGACGAGATGGAGGAGAATCTCGATGCGGTCGGCAGCATCATTGGCAACCTGAAGACCATGGCTATGGACATGGGCTCTGAGATAGACAAGCAGAACGTACAGATTGACCGCATCACCGACAAG GCGGACATGAACAAGGTTCGCATTGATGATGCAAACCAACGAGCCAACAAGCTCATCAAATAG
- the LOC128450464 gene encoding synaptosomal-associated protein 23 isoform X2 yields MPQNIELGAAGGASKQDSSKMDDMTVEQIALRADQVTDESLESTRRMLQMAEESKQTGVNTMVMLDQQGEQLKNAENGMDQINQDMKLAEKNLTDLSKCCGICVCPCDRVSTIEHETKYKKTWGIRGIGGDGENDDSDKVISKQPPGARNGQAGQLNAPAPSGPYIKRITNDAREDEMEENLDAVGSIIGNLKTMAMDMGSEIDKQNVQIDRITDKADMNKVRIDDANQRANKLIK; encoded by the exons AT GCCACAGAATATCGAGCTCGGTGCCGCAGGAGGAGCCTCCAAACAGGACAGCagcaagatggacgacatgactgtgGAACAGATTGCTTTGAGAGCCGACCAAGTGACTGACGAG TCACTGGAAAGCACGCGGCGGATGCTGCAGATGGCCGAGGAG AGCAAACAAACGGGTGTAAACACCATGGTGATGTTGGACCAGCAAGGAG AGCAGCTGAAGAATGCGGAGAACGGCATGGACCAGATCAACCAGGACATGAAACTGGCTGAGAAGAACCTCACCGATCTCTCCAAGTGCTGTGGGATCTGTGTCTGCCCCTGTGACAG GGTGTCAACTATTGAGCATGAGACGAAATATAAGAAAACCTGGGGAATCAGAGGAataggaggagatggagaaaatGACGACAGTGACAAGGTGATCTCAAAGCAGCCGCCGGGCGCTCGTAACGGTCAGGCCGGCCAGCTGAACGCCCCCGCTCCTTCAGGCCCGTACATCAAGAG GATAACCAACGATGCCCGTGAGGACGAGATGGAGGAGAATCTCGATGCGGTCGGCAGCATCATTGGCAACCTGAAGACCATGGCTATGGACATGGGCTCTGAGATAGACAAGCAGAACGTACAGATTGACCGCATCACCGACAAG GCGGACATGAACAAGGTTCGCATTGATGATGCAAACCAACGAGCCAACAAGCTCATCAAATAG